The DNA segment TGTTTCTACTTAAATATGTATCTTGATAAAATAATATATTATTTCCATTTGAATAATAACTTAATTTTTTAAGTTGTTCTTCGTATGAGATTGAACCAAAAATTAAATTATCATTATTTTCTAAACTATCTTTTTTTTCTATTAATGGAAGATAAACTTTAAAATCTGAATTTACAACTTTTGATAAACTATTTATAGCATTTGGTGAAAAAAGAGCAATTACTTTATTAATATTTTTATCTCTGATATTAGAAAAAGCATTTTGTATGGTATCAAAATTTTCATTACTTGTTTCAATAACCGTTAGGTTATATTCTAAGTTTTTAAAAGCAAGATATCCAGCAACAGTATTAATAGAACTCTTTGCATATTTAGAAAGAGATGCTGGATAAACAAAAGCTAAATTAACATTAGCTTTTGTTGTATCAATATTACTGAATTTCTCATTTGGTTCAAGAACTTCATTACTACTTCCATTATTGTTAATAATTTGTTCTTTTATATCTGTTTCCATAATCTCAACAGGAGTAAATTCTTCTACTACTGTAACCTTATCTTCTTCCATTTTTGGAGTAGATTGTTTAACAACTGGAGCTTTTTGTCCTGGCATTTTTAATTGAACAACTTGCTTTTGGTTACAACCTAAAAAAGCAAAAACTACAAAAAGTAAAACTAATATCTGTCTCAATTTAACTCCTCTAAAAACTGTTTTATATTTAACATATCAAAGTAAGTCTCTTTTTTATATGAAGGATTTCTTAATAAGAAAGTTGGTGAATAAATAGGTATTAATGAAATATCATTAAACTTTAATATCTTTCCTCTATTTTTAGCAAACTCACCATTTTTCAACAAAAATGAATAAGCTTTTTCGCCTAAAACTACTATTATCTTAGGGCTAATTAATTCTATTTGCTTTAATAAATAGTCATTACAAGATTCAAAATTTAAATTTGTTGCACCATTTAAAGATTTACACTTCACCAATGATGTAATATAAACATCCTCTTTTTTCATATTTAAAACATTCTCTATCATTTTAGATAAAATTTCACCACTGTTGCCAACGTAAAAAGAATTTAATTCATCTTCACTAGAAGTTGGTTCATCTTGAATAAACATAATTTTACTCTTTGGATTTCCAAAACCAAAAAGTACATTCTTTCTACTTTTTGATAATTCACATAAGTAACAATTAGTACATACTTCATTTAGTTCAGCAAAATTATTTGGTAAATTCTGATTTCTAACGTCAAAACTACCTATATCAAACTCATCGTGATACTTATATCCAAATGATTTAAGATTGTGTAAATATTTTAAAATTTGATTCTTAACTTTAATTGTCATAAGAGATTTTACAAAAAATATACTTTAGTATTATTGATTTAAAAAAAGATTATTAAATAAGGAAAAATCCTTATTTAAAATAGATACCTATTTGTATCTGTGAGTAATTCTACCCTTATCTAGAGAATAAGGTGTAATTTCTACTTTTACAGTATCGTTTGGTAAAATTTTTATGTAGTGCATTCTCATTTTTCCTGAGATATGACATAAAACTACATGTCCATTATCCAATTGAACTCTAAACATTGCATTAGGTAAAGCTTCAACAACTTTTCCATCAACAACAATTACATCATCTTTTGCCACATTTGTTCCTTAATTTTCCGTTTTACTTAAAATAACTGCTCGTCCATCAACTACAGCAACTGTATGCTCATAATGACTCCCTCTTAAACCATCAGCTGAAACAACATCCCAACCATTTTTAAGAATAACAGGGTTTCTATCTTTTTGACAAATCATTGGTTCTATACAAAAAACCATTCCATTTTTTATTTTTGGTCCAGATTTTATATTTCCATGTTCCAAGTAATTTGGAATTTCAGGATCTTCATGTGGTTTTCTTCCAATACCATGTCCACAAAATCTAACTAGTGGCTCATATCCTCTAGCAACAATAAAATCCTCAATAGCTTTTGATAACTCTTTAAATCTCATACCTTCTTCAATTATATCAATAGCATAATATAATGAATCTTTAGAACAAGCAATTAAATCTTCATCTTTTTTAGAGATTTTTCCAATAGGCATAGTAATAGCACTATCACCATACCAGCCATCAACTTCAGTTCCAATATCTAGTCCTAAGATATCACCTTCTTTTAAAACAACATCACTTGGAATTCCATGAATGATTACTTCATTTAAAGATGTACAAATAGCATTTGGAAAACCATATAATCCTTTAAAAGATGGTCTTGCACCAAGGTTTCTAATAAATTTTTCACCCATTGCATCAACTTCTTTCAAAGTCATTCCTGCTTTTACATTTTCTTCTAGATATTTAAGTGTTTTTGCAACAACTACATTAGCAACTTTAAGTTTTTCAATCTCTTGCGGTTTTCTAAGAGCGATAGACATTTTATAGTCCAACCGCACTTAGAGTTTGATATTTATTCATATATTGTTGAGCTTCAATTTTTCTCATTGTATCAATAGCAACTTGAACAACAATTAAAACAGATACTCCTCCAAAATAGAA comes from the Aliarcobacter cibarius genome and includes:
- a CDS encoding uracil-DNA glycosylase — encoded protein: MTIKVKNQILKYLHNLKSFGYKYHDEFDIGSFDVRNQNLPNNFAELNEVCTNCYLCELSKSRKNVLFGFGNPKSKIMFIQDEPTSSEDELNSFYVGNSGEILSKMIENVLNMKKEDVYITSLVKCKSLNGATNLNFESCNDYLLKQIELISPKIIVVLGEKAYSFLLKNGEFAKNRGKILKFNDISLIPIYSPTFLLRNPSYKKETYFDMLNIKQFLEELN
- the infA gene encoding translation initiation factor IF-1, which codes for MAKDDVIVVDGKVVEALPNAMFRVQLDNGHVVLCHISGKMRMHYIKILPNDTVKVEITPYSLDKGRITHRYK
- the map gene encoding type I methionyl aminopeptidase — translated: MSIALRKPQEIEKLKVANVVVAKTLKYLEENVKAGMTLKEVDAMGEKFIRNLGARPSFKGLYGFPNAICTSLNEVIIHGIPSDVVLKEGDILGLDIGTEVDGWYGDSAITMPIGKISKKDEDLIACSKDSLYYAIDIIEEGMRFKELSKAIEDFIVARGYEPLVRFCGHGIGRKPHEDPEIPNYLEHGNIKSGPKIKNGMVFCIEPMICQKDRNPVILKNGWDVVSADGLRGSHYEHTVAVVDGRAVILSKTEN